The DNA window GGGCGAGTCTGCAAGAAGATGGGGTTTGGGGCTTCAGAGTTTAGATCTGATGCCACCCCGTTTATTATATGGGGCCCCGCCCCCCATCCCCGCGAGTAGAAAACTCTCCCCATATACGCCCCTCGGCGGGTAAATCCCCGCAGATACCCTCCCCGCTGAGGGTTTTTGTCATCCCTATCAATAGGACTGAAGGTGCAAGAAACACTCCTAGAAAAATACTTATTACAAACGGATATTTCCGACAAATTTTATCCCACGaaaatacagacagattttcttctttctttatattcatatatatgAGGATACCATTTATTTACCTCTCTTATTCAATCCATTTCCTTTATCTTTTTACATACACTAGACAAGTTACCACTTTTTACATCAAATTTGTGATTAATAGATGAGATATTAGTTATCGTGAAAAGATGGTTCCACAGTCACATTTGTACTCACCAAAACTAATTCTATTCTTGTGTACTCAACTTCAGACAGAGACCAATACGttagaaaattatattaaatattatccCTCGTTCAAATAAGTGTGACCCAATAGTGTACATAAGAAAATTAGGGAGGATAAATGCTTTTAGTGGTCCTGAATTTGGTTTGACAGTAGAATCTTTAGACAATACAACACTATGGATTATGGAGTGCGCAAACATTAAGCTGTCCAACATTTTTCTCCATAAACATAAGCAACCACAACCTGCTTCAAACAGTTTCAATTACACCACCGATGCTTTTAACTGCATTGAACAGAACCAGCAATATACCTTTGAGAAGGGCTCAGTAAGATTGATCATTCGAGGAAGTGATATTCTGAGAAAAACTGAGCAAGGGCATGTGATGTGCAACTGTGCATTATAATTGGATCAGCATCCCTGATGTATCAACAGCACATCTCACCAAATTAATGCTGATGCAATAAGTTTACCACCAAAGCAAGGAACAGCAGCTGGTCCTCGAATCGGACCATTTGAACTCAAGATGGAATTGTGGCCCCTTCACCCTGTGGTCGAAGAAGCTTCTCAACATTCTCATGCATCCTCAGGAGAGGAATCATTTGCTACGTGGTTGTCTTCTTCCTCCTCATCGTCATCTTCGTCATCATAATCAGTGGAGGCAGGGTGTCCATTGAGATCCACATTGACACCATTCAACTTTCTGACAAATTGTCCCCTAACACGGGGCCGCCTTTCAGCCAGTCGTTTCCTATTGACATACCTAATTTTCTTATCAAAACAACGTTCTTTCCTTTTCTGTCTAAACTTCATCAACGCCGCTTCTCTTCTATCAACTTTGCTTAATTTCACCTCTGATGAACTCGAACCTCCTAATTGTTGCCATGAATGATTCGCAGGAATCTGACCAGGCTGTAAGCATATACCCATTGGATAATATGGAAAGGACGTCATCCCGTTTGGATGAGGAGGGCAGTGGGGAAGATGATTGTATTGTGCAATCATAGACGAACTAGTATGATTCTGTAGCTCCTGCATATTCTTTTGATACAGTTGTGCTGATGATGGCATCATAACATGATTAACAACTCCTGACATATAATATGGATAAGCATGGTGAGCATTCATGCTAGATGCATCAGGCTCGGAACCATGGCTTCCATTTCTTGGATGCACCACACCCTGACGATGCTCTTCCTTGTAATGCTTTTGCTGTGAAACTTCCATTGATGCAGGAGGAGTGCAAGATCTCTCAATAGAAAAAGAATCAGGTATACTATTGCTGCTGGGTAAGTCCTCTTGTGAATGGCTTTCAAGTGTCTCTCCATTCTCATGTCTTTGAAGGTTACCCTTCTCTTGAGCACATGCTTGATCCATGTCTTCCATTCTCACTTGTTTAGTAGCATTCTTGTCAAGATGAACAATCTCTTCAATGTTGCTccttattgttgttgttgctttgacATAAGTGAAGAAGGCTGATGATTCTCCTATCCTTAGTTCACTCTTCTTTGGAGCAGATGAAAAATAACCTACAAATTTTTGGTAGAGcaaatagaaaagaataaaaaagaaatcgAGTGTACTCACATAGGCAACATCAGGAACTCAAACATTCCTTTTAGACTGACGTCATTTTCgtaatggaaaagaaaatgtgGAGAGCATAACCTACCCTCAGTAATATTGTTGCATGATTGATGCTGCCCCTGAGCACCTGTGCAATAACAAGTAATAATGAAGTATTGCCATTTGTCTTCCTCAATTTTCTTGAAATTGAACAACATAAATAGaccaaaaaaagaagagaaagaaagataaCATAGACTAATTGTGCCATATTATGGCATTCAAACAAGTTGTCCTATACGAAGTAACCACTTCCTCATTCCATTGAGTAATTTTATTACCTCATTATTGATACTATGCAAAATTATTTAGGATATAAATTCAGATACAGTCTAGGGAAATAGCagttgaagaaaaaagaagcatACCTGTTCGGCGATCACTAATTCCAGGCACATCAGGCGACACCAAAGAATTAGGATGCTCCTCAACAACAATATCCATGGCAACAGTAGCCTGAAAAGTATAAATGATAGACATAAATTATAACACTCTGACCTGCAGTTGCTAGCATAAATATGGTAAACTCATATCTTGATTTTCAAACACCTTTAGCTGGCACAACAGTTAAGAGCGCACACAGtataattgaaagaaaaaaaaattgaaacttccTCTATATCatcaaatgaaaaatattttggttaatttttaCTGATAAAAGTGAACGGTgcataagaaaagagaggggagTTAAGGGGAAACTTTGTTTTTAACAAGTAGTTTGAAAACATTTCTAGTCGATATGAATAATAAGATGCATTCAAATATCAGATTATATGCTTTGATGGGTAGAATAGTTTGCAAAGAAAGCTAAATGTTGATTGAACTCCTTCACTATGGTGAACCCCCACTACTTCCTTTA is part of the Arachis duranensis cultivar V14167 chromosome 1, aradu.V14167.gnm2.J7QH, whole genome shotgun sequence genome and encodes:
- the LOC107468200 gene encoding two-component response regulator-like APRR1 → MEREELNLNKESNNNGVGGNNSKSGGDGFIDRSKVRILLCDNDSKSSEEVFTLLIRCSYQVVSVKSARQVIDALNAERQYIDIILAEVDLPIKKGMKMLKYIARDKELRRIPVIMMSAQDEVSIVVKCLKLGAADYLVKPLRTNELLNLWTHMWRRRRMLGLVENNILNYDFDLVVSDPSDANTNSTTLFSDDTDDKSKRSSNPEAGISIQQQEATVAMDIVVEEHPNSLVSPDVPGISDRRTGAQGQHQSCNNITEGYFSSAPKKSELRIGESSAFFTYVKATTTIRSNIEEIVHLDKNATKQVRMEDMDQACAQEKGNLQRHENGETLESHSQEDLPSSNSIPDSFSIERSCTPPASMEVSQQKHYKEEHRQGVVHPRNGSHGSEPDASSMNAHHAYPYYMSGVVNHVMMPSSAQLYQKNMQELQNHTSSSMIAQYNHLPHCPPHPNGMTSFPYYPMGICLQPGQIPANHSWQQLGGSSSSEVKLSKVDRREAALMKFRQKRKERCFDKKIRYVNRKRLAERRPRVRGQFVRKLNGVNVDLNGHPASTDYDDEDDDEEEEDNHVANDSSPEDA